In Ostrinia nubilalis chromosome 12, ilOstNubi1.1, whole genome shotgun sequence, one DNA window encodes the following:
- the LOC135076607 gene encoding putative nuclease HARBI1, translating into MNAINAIVHLANNADPARRRKLYRQRSNPFDLRDLNFKIKYRFNKDTVRTIIDLVEDDLVQSARGGGTCPELQVLVAIRCWGRREVQDDAGDLHGLSQPTVSRICARVAHAIANKANSFIKMPITIGEQERISAKFRAIKNFPGVIGAIDCTHIKIKKTGGDMAQYYINRKGYYSLNVQVVCDADLKIMDIVARWRGSTHDSRIFMESNIKQRFEDRQFRGRLIGDSGYPLLPYLFTPILRPSRPEEEAYNNAHISTRNTVERCFGVWKQRFQCLLHGLPVSLQNGKAVIIALAVLHNIAIDMNDTLLEQHMEQVPVTPQLSTENSVHDNRPSLLRRRSQLILQNFINQHF; encoded by the exons atgaatgctataaatgcaattgtgcatttagccaataatgccgacccagcgcgacgtagaaagctctaccgccaacgaagcaacccattcgatttgcgggacctaaattttaaaataaaatataggttcaataaggacacagtgcgcaccatcatagatttggtggaagatgatctggttcagagcgctagaggtggtggcacgtgtcctgaactgcaagttttagtggccataagatgttggggacgtcgtgag gtacaagatgatgctggtgacctccatggcctaagtcagccgacagtgagccggatatgcgccagagtcgcgcatgcaatcgcgaataaggcaaattccttcatcaaaatgcctatcactataggagagcaggaaagaattagtgccaaatttagagcaattaaaaattttcctggggtgataggagccatagattgcacccacattaaaattaaaaaaaccggaggtgacatggcccagtactatattaatagaaaaggctattattccctgaatgttcag gttgtctgtgatgctgacctcaaaataatggatatagtggctagatggcgaggcagtacacatgacagtcgaatttttatggagagcaatataaaacaacgatttgaggataggcagtttagaggacgccttattggcgattcgggctaccctcttctgccatatctatttacacctattttaaggcctagtcgtccagaagaagaagcatacaataatgctcacatctcaactaggaacactgttgaaaggtgttttggggtgtggaagcagcggttccaatgcctactccatggcttaccagtaagcctccaaaatggaaaagctgtgatcatagcattggctgtattacataatatagccattgatatgaatgacacattgttag aacaacatatggagcaggtccctgtaactccgcaactttcgacggagaacagtgttcacgacaaccgaccttcattgttgaggcgtaggtcgcagttgatactacaaaattttataaatcaacatttttga